The sequence TGATTTAAAGTTTTAAAAGATGAAAAAAGCAAGTATCCTTATGATAATAGGCCCTTTGTTTCTTTTAGGGTTGTACGCTTTTCCTTTGTGGAACATTATGTTGGGTGCCCCTCAATATCCAGAACCCTTAGGAATGAATATCCATATTGATGGGATTCGTGATGTAAATGAGTTCGATTTACAAAACATAGATGGTCTTAACCACTACATAGGCATGCGAAAATTGCCAAAACCAGAAGAAATGTGGGAGTTTAGTGCCTTTCCCATTGTCATTGGAGGAATGGTGATTTTAGGTTTGGTCATTGGTATACTGGGATTTTTTAAGAAAGTTGGCTATCAGTGGTTCATGGGCTGGTTTGTGCTGATGTCCATTTTGGGAGTTCTAGGCATGTATGATTTTAATGCATGGATGGTGGATTACGGAACCAATCTAGACCCCAATGCCATTATGAAACTTTCTAACCCAGATGGTACACCAATGAGCTACAAACCACCTTTATTTGGACATGCAAAAATGTTGAATTTTGATGTTACCTCCTTACCATCAACAGGGGCATGGATGATGTTTACAGGCATGATGCTCATTCTGGCTGCCTTCTTTTTGGGTTGGAAAACTCGCAAATCCAAAGAAATAGAAAAACCTTAAATCACAGCAAACCAATGAAACAGTATTTTATCGTTTTCGGTTTTACATTAATGCTTTTAGCATCTTCCTGTACTATTGGACCAAAACCCATAAACTATGGTAGTGATGGGTGCCATTTTTGTAAAATGACCATTGTGGATAAACAACATGCCGCAGAATTTGTAACAAAAAAAGGGAAGGTATTTAAGTTTGATGCTGCTGAATGCATGATGAACCATTTAAGCGAAATTGATGAAACAACTGTTTCTCTGTTTCTGGTCAATGATTATAATACCCCTGGTGAGCTTATTGATGCTACTAAAGCCACTTATCTAATAAGTAAAAATATACCCAGCCCAATGGGCGAGTATTTAACGGCATTTGAAATCAAAGAAATAGCGGAGAAAGCACAAGCCGATAATGAAGGTGAACTTTTTACTTGGGAGGAATTAGGCAATAGGTTTAAAATTAAAACGGGTAAATAAATAGTTTTAGAATGAAAGAGGTTATCAAAAATTTACAAATGAACGATTGCCTTGAACTACTTGGTGAAAACTATATAGGACGTTTAGGCTTTATAGCACGTTCAAGTCCTTATATAACACCTATAACTTATTTTCATGATGCGGAAGAGAAAAGCATACTGAGCTATTCAACAGAGGGACATAAAATAGATGCAATGCGGAAATTTCCGTCCGTCTCTTTACAAGTTGATGAAATTAGTACAATACAAAACTGGAAGTCTGTGATAATACATGGAAAATTTGAAGAGTTACATGGAAGCACTGCAAAAAAATACCTTCGTAAGTTCTCTCTTGGGGTTCAAGAAACAATAGCCAACAAAGTCCATGAAAGTCCTAAATTTATTAGTGATTTTTCAAGCAGGTTAAGTGAACGAAAGTTGCCGATAGTTTACAGAATAAATATAAATGATATATCAGGAAAGTATAGAGCGTAGTTAAGAAGATGACTTTTGTCCGCCAACTATTCTTACTTAATCCAAAAACATAGAAATGTACACCGTTAAAGACACTATAAGAAACCAAGAATTTAACAAGCTTAAAGTTGAGAAACTTGCAAAAACAAATACGTTGGAAATATTAAGTATTAGTTTGGAAAAAGATGTAATCTTCCCAGAACACATCTCCCCTACTGATGCGCAATTAATAGTATTGGAGGGGAACATAGATTTTCATATCCAAGGTGAAACTTTTCAAATAACAGAACAGCAGGATTTTAGTTTTCCAAAAGAAATAGCACATTGGGTCAAAGCAAATGAAAATTCAAAATTTTTGATTATCAGATAATGAAATACCTAAACGGATTGTTGGTTATCATATTTCTATTTTCGGGGCATTGTCTTTCCGCAAAAACCATTTCCATTTGCTCCTCTTGTAAAATAAAATCCATTAAAGAGGGAATTAAAATTGCTGATGAATTCGATACCCTTTTGATCAAAAAAGGAACATACAAAGAATTCAATATTCTTATAGACAAACCCTTGACATTGCTAGGTGAAAAATTTCCGGTAATTGATGGAGAAGATCAAGGTGAAATCATTAGAATTGTTTCTGACAATGTCACAATTGATGGACTCTTTATCATAAACGTGGGAACAAGCTACACTTCTGATTATGCTGCTATTCGGGTTGTGAAGAGTGAAAACTTCCTAATTCAAAATGTAGTGCTGGAAAAACTGTTTTTTGGTATCTACTTGGAAAAATCGAACAATGGAAAAGTATACCATAACAAAATAATTGGTGATGCCATTGATGAGTATAATTCAGGCAACGGAATTCAGCTTTGGTATTCAAAAAATGTAGAGGTAGATCGCAATATTGTTCAAGGAGTGCGTGACGGTATTTATTTGGAGTTTTCAGACAACATTACCATCAATAACAATATTAGCACCAACAATCTTAGGTATGGGCTTCATTTTATGTTCTCAGATGATGACACCTACACCAACAACACCTTTGAGAATAACGGCGCCGGAGTCGCAGTCATGTTTTCAAAAAGAATAAAAATGATTGGCAATACCTTTAGGAAAAATTGGGGCACTGCCGCTTTTGGAATGTTGTTGAAAGAGATTAACGATGCAGAAATATACGGGAATACCTTTGAGGAAAACACTATAGGCATTAATATAGAAGGTTCCAATAGAATCAATTATAAAAACAACAATTTTATTAAAAACGGCTGGGCGATCAAAGTATTGGGAGCTTGCTATACCAATACTTTTGCTAAAAATAATTTTTTATACAACTCTTTTGATATTTCATATAATAGCAAACTCAACGATAATGTATTTAATCAAAATTACTGGAGCAACTATACCGGTTATGACTTAGATAAAAATGGAATCGGGGATGTACCTTACAGACCTGTAAAGTTGTTCTCTTATATTGTTAATAGAACACCGGAAACTATTGTACTACTACGTAGTCTGTTCATGGATATTATTGATTTCTCTGAAAAAGTTTCACCTGTTTTTACTCCGGATAACCTTCTGGATGCAAATCCGCTAATGAAAAGAATAAAATGATTCAAGTAGAAAACTTACATAAAAAGTTTAGTAAGAATCAAGTCCTAACAGGGTTGGATTTAAATATTCAAAAGGGAGGCATTTTTGCTATTCTAGGGCCCAATGGCTCTGGAAAGACAACACTAATAAAGATTATTTTGGGTATGGTCATAGCCGATAAAGGAACTGTTTCAGTCTTTGAAAAATCCGTTAAAAACAAATGGAAATATCGTCAAGAAATAGAATACCTACCTCAGATTGCAAACTTCCCCGGTAATCTAAGAGTTAAGGAACTTATTAGAATGATAAAGGATCTGCGCCAACAAACCAGTGAAGAAAAGCTGCTAATTGAACTGTTTGGCATAGAACCTTTTCTTGATAAAAAATTGGCCACACTTTCAGGTGGTACAAAACAAAAGGTAAACATTGTCTTAGCTTTTATGTTTGATAGTCCTTTAATAATTCTTGATGAGCCTACCACAGGTTTAGACCCTGCTGCTTTAATTAGTTTGAAAGAACTCATTCAGAAAGAAAAACAAAAAGGTAAAACCATTCTTGTTACCAGCCATATTATGCAATTTGTAGAAGAGATTGCGGATGAAATTGTTTACCTACTGGAAGGTAAGATTTATTTTAAGGGAAGAATTTCGGAACTTATGGAAAAGACATCTCAAACTGATTTTGAACATGCCATAGCGGCCATAGCAACTAAGATGACCAATGCTTAAAATTCTAAAATATAGTTTTTACGATTTAATGCGGAGCCGCTGGAGCTATGTATATTTCCTATTTTACCTAGCGCTAGGTTTTGTGCTTCTGTTCTTAAACAATGATGTTTCCAAGGCTGTGATAACACTCATGAATGTAATTATCGTACTAGTACCTTTAATTGGGACCATCTTTGGAGTCATGTACTATTACGATTCCAAAGAATTTACAGAACTCTTATTGGCTCAACCTATTAAGCGTTCATCTATTTTTCTTGGACAATATCTTGGTGTTGCAGGTTCTCTGACCCTAAGTCTTGTCTTAGGGTTAGGTATTCCTTTTCTTCTTTACGGCCTCTTTAGGAGTAACGTTATTTTCGATTTTTCACTCTTACTGATTACCGGAGCATTCTTAACGCTCATATTTACAGCCTTAGCTTTTAATATTGCCTTGTCAAACGAAAACAAAATAAAAGGTTTTGGGTACGCTGTATTGGCATGGTTGTTTTTAGCCGTAGTTTATGATGGCTTGTTTTTAATGTCACTTATTATATTTGAAGAATACCCACTTGATTCATTTTCATTGGCGGCTACTATGCTTAATCCCATTGACCTTTCAAGAACATTAATTCTCTTAAAATTGGACATATCTGCACTGTTAGGCTATACAGGTGCCGTCTTCAAACAATTTTTTGGTACAAATACCGGTTTGATCATTTCTATTCTCATGCTTTTATTGTGGACAGTACTACCTATTAGTAGGTTAGCATACAAAGCAAAAAGAAAGGATTTCTAATATCACATTTTGGTCTAACGGCCTCCTCTATGTGTTAATACGGAGAGTTAAAGATTTAACACTATAAAATCTTCAAAAGGAATAGTTGAAAAGTACATTAGTTTGACGAATTCCTCTCTTTTCTTGTCATTTGTTTATGTTTTATCACCAAATAGCTAAAAAACAATAAACGCTCTTACAATATTTCATATTTTGCTAGTATAATTAGATAACCAATGCAAATAATTGAATCTTCCCAAGTCTACGATGTCATTATAGTAGGTTCAGGGGCTGGTGGGGGAATGGCCACCAAAATATTGTCAGAAGCAGGCTTAAAGGTTGCTGTTGTAGAAGCTGGACCATTTTTTGATCCAGCAGACCCAGAGCAAATGACCCAAATGAAATGGCCCTATGAGTCACCTAGACGAGGTGCAAACACGGTTAGACCGTTTGGTGATTTTGATTCTGCCTATGGTGGTTGGGAGATTGAAGGAGAACCATACACCAATGAGGAGGGCAGTGATTTTAGTTGGTTTCGCTCAAGAATGCTCGGTGGAAGAACCAATCATTGGGGAAGAATTTCGCTTCGTTTTGGTCCCAAAGATTTTAAACGAAAAGACCAAGATGGCCTAGGTGATAATTGGCCAATTGGTTATGAAGATGTAAAACCATATTACGATAAAGTGGATAAACTAATTGGTGTATTTGGCACCAATGAAGGTTTACCCAATGATCCTGACGGCTTTTTTCTACCCCCTCCAAAACCAAGGCTTCATGAACTTTTTTATATAAAGGGAGCTAGAAAATCCAATATTCCGGTCTTTCCGTCAAGAATGTCCATGCTCACTAAAAAAATTAATAACGATAGGGGTGTATGCTTTTATTGTGGTCAATGCTCAAGGGCTTGCCAGGTATATGCAGATTTTTCTGCGGGGACTTGCTTAATATTTCCAGCCCAAAAAAATGGAGGTCAAATAGACCTTTTTGTAAATTGTATGGTAAGGGAAGTAACCACGGATGAAGAAGGAAAAGCTACTGGAGTCTCCTACATCAACAAAGAAGATAGAAAAGAATATAAACTAAAAGGTAAAGTAGTGGTTTTGGCAGCTTCTGCCTGTAGTTCTGCCAGAATATTGCTTAACTCAAAAAGTAAGCAACATCCTAATGGTCTTGGTAATAGCAGCGATGTTGTGGGTAAATATCTTCATGATTCTACGGGAGCTGGTAGAGCGGCATTTGTTCCTGATTTAATGAATAGAGAAATCTACAACGAAGATGGCGTTGGTGGTATGCACGTTTATACCCCCTGGTGGTTAGACAACAAAAAACTGGATTTCCCAAGAGGATATCATATTGAAATTTGGGGCGGCATGGGAATGCCGAGTTATGGTTTTGGTTTCAATCCTAATCTCTTCAACC is a genomic window of Flagellimonas sp. CMM7 containing:
- a CDS encoding pyridoxamine 5'-phosphate oxidase family protein, which translates into the protein MKEVIKNLQMNDCLELLGENYIGRLGFIARSSPYITPITYFHDAEEKSILSYSTEGHKIDAMRKFPSVSLQVDEISTIQNWKSVIIHGKFEELHGSTAKKYLRKFSLGVQETIANKVHESPKFISDFSSRLSERKLPIVYRININDISGKYRA
- a CDS encoding ABC transporter ATP-binding protein, with the translated sequence MIQVENLHKKFSKNQVLTGLDLNIQKGGIFAILGPNGSGKTTLIKIILGMVIADKGTVSVFEKSVKNKWKYRQEIEYLPQIANFPGNLRVKELIRMIKDLRQQTSEEKLLIELFGIEPFLDKKLATLSGGTKQKVNIVLAFMFDSPLIILDEPTTGLDPAALISLKELIQKEKQKGKTILVTSHIMQFVEEIADEIVYLLEGKIYFKGRISELMEKTSQTDFEHAIAAIATKMTNA
- a CDS encoding ABC transporter permease, giving the protein MLKILKYSFYDLMRSRWSYVYFLFYLALGFVLLFLNNDVSKAVITLMNVIIVLVPLIGTIFGVMYYYDSKEFTELLLAQPIKRSSIFLGQYLGVAGSLTLSLVLGLGIPFLLYGLFRSNVIFDFSLLLITGAFLTLIFTALAFNIALSNENKIKGFGYAVLAWLFLAVVYDGLFLMSLIIFEEYPLDSFSLAATMLNPIDLSRTLILLKLDISALLGYTGAVFKQFFGTNTGLIISILMLLLWTVLPISRLAYKAKRKDF
- a CDS encoding nitrous oxide reductase accessory protein NosL → MKQYFIVFGFTLMLLASSCTIGPKPINYGSDGCHFCKMTIVDKQHAAEFVTKKGKVFKFDAAECMMNHLSEIDETTVSLFLVNDYNTPGELIDATKATYLISKNIPSPMGEYLTAFEIKEIAEKAQADNEGELFTWEELGNRFKIKTGK
- a CDS encoding GMC family oxidoreductase, which codes for MQIIESSQVYDVIIVGSGAGGGMATKILSEAGLKVAVVEAGPFFDPADPEQMTQMKWPYESPRRGANTVRPFGDFDSAYGGWEIEGEPYTNEEGSDFSWFRSRMLGGRTNHWGRISLRFGPKDFKRKDQDGLGDNWPIGYEDVKPYYDKVDKLIGVFGTNEGLPNDPDGFFLPPPKPRLHELFYIKGARKSNIPVFPSRMSMLTKKINNDRGVCFYCGQCSRACQVYADFSAGTCLIFPAQKNGGQIDLFVNCMVREVTTDEEGKATGVSYINKEDRKEYKLKGKVVVLAASACSSARILLNSKSKQHPNGLGNSSDVVGKYLHDSTGAGRAAFVPDLMNREIYNEDGVGGMHVYTPWWLDNKKLDFPRGYHIEIWGGMGMPSYGFGFNPNLFNQFFNLKVGGYGNSLRKDVKKYYGSVLGFSGRGESIPQENNYCEIDNTTVDEFGIPVLKFNYQWTDHEVKQVKHMHDTFEEIFHNIGATPLDDKPGKEQDYGILAPGKIIHEVGTTRMGDNNKTSVVNKYQQLHDAKNVFIVDAGPFVSQADKNPTWTILALSWRTSDYIVEQLKQQNI
- a CDS encoding nitrous oxide reductase family maturation protein NosD, whose protein sequence is MKYLNGLLVIIFLFSGHCLSAKTISICSSCKIKSIKEGIKIADEFDTLLIKKGTYKEFNILIDKPLTLLGEKFPVIDGEDQGEIIRIVSDNVTIDGLFIINVGTSYTSDYAAIRVVKSENFLIQNVVLEKLFFGIYLEKSNNGKVYHNKIIGDAIDEYNSGNGIQLWYSKNVEVDRNIVQGVRDGIYLEFSDNITINNNISTNNLRYGLHFMFSDDDTYTNNTFENNGAGVAVMFSKRIKMIGNTFRKNWGTAAFGMLLKEINDAEIYGNTFEENTIGINIEGSNRINYKNNNFIKNGWAIKVLGACYTNTFAKNNFLYNSFDISYNSKLNDNVFNQNYWSNYTGYDLDKNGIGDVPYRPVKLFSYIVNRTPETIVLLRSLFMDIIDFSEKVSPVFTPDNLLDANPLMKRIK
- a CDS encoding LPXTG cell wall anchor domain-containing protein encodes the protein MKKASILMIIGPLFLLGLYAFPLWNIMLGAPQYPEPLGMNIHIDGIRDVNEFDLQNIDGLNHYIGMRKLPKPEEMWEFSAFPIVIGGMVILGLVIGILGFFKKVGYQWFMGWFVLMSILGVLGMYDFNAWMVDYGTNLDPNAIMKLSNPDGTPMSYKPPLFGHAKMLNFDVTSLPSTGAWMMFTGMMLILAAFFLGWKTRKSKEIEKP